A section of the Candidatus Falkowbacteria bacterium genome encodes:
- the murD gene encoding UDP-N-acetylmuramoyl-L-alanine--D-glutamate ligase, whose protein sequence is MPNKTLPNYKNKKILILGLGLLGRGLKDAIFFAEKGAQVTVTDLKTAEELETSLEKLKPYSNIKYTLEEHKEEDILSADLIIRNAGIPLKSPFLKLAFKNNIPVDMDESLFAEYCPCPIIGITGTRGKSTTTTIIGQMLQKIWANEKRNVYISGNLQGEATLPLINQVTKNDLVVLELSSWQLQGFGWKKISPHIAVFTNIFPDHLNSYKSMREYINDKKLIFQNQKKSDYCLINAENNYTKKISSEIKSKTINFHKKDVPASWKLKVDGAHNLENLSAALAVGKILGFTKKHMRDSIEAFSGIEHRLEKVGTVNDIKFINDTTSTTPIAGKMALNSVEPPVILLAGGATKNLNLTEFARTIVKKVKVVVLLEGSATDELEKKIIKYGGKNIIAGRYNDFKKAIEHAYSLSLPGDTILLSPGCASFGMFINEFDRGEQFKTFVKQLK, encoded by the coding sequence ATGCCAAATAAAACATTACCAAACTATAAAAATAAAAAAATTCTAATCTTAGGATTAGGTTTACTTGGTCGTGGTCTCAAAGACGCGATTTTTTTTGCTGAGAAAGGCGCGCAAGTCACAGTTACAGATTTGAAAACTGCCGAAGAACTTGAAACCTCACTAGAAAAACTAAAACCTTATTCAAATATCAAATATACACTGGAAGAACACAAAGAAGAAGACATTCTAAGTGCAGACTTGATCATTCGCAATGCAGGAATTCCACTAAAGTCCCCCTTTTTGAAATTAGCTTTCAAAAATAACATTCCCGTTGATATGGACGAATCATTATTTGCTGAATATTGTCCCTGTCCAATTATTGGTATAACTGGGACTCGTGGTAAAAGTACAACCACCACAATAATTGGACAAATGCTGCAAAAAATTTGGGCAAATGAAAAAAGGAATGTTTATATTTCAGGAAATCTCCAAGGTGAAGCGACCTTACCCCTAATCAATCAGGTAACAAAAAATGATTTAGTCGTTTTGGAATTATCCAGTTGGCAATTACAAGGATTCGGCTGGAAAAAAATCAGTCCACACATTGCTGTTTTCACTAATATCTTTCCAGATCATCTCAATAGCTACAAATCCATGCGCGAGTATATTAATGACAAAAAACTAATTTTTCAAAATCAAAAAAAATCTGACTACTGTTTAATTAATGCTGAAAATAACTACACAAAAAAGATTTCCTCTGAAATCAAATCAAAAACAATAAATTTTCACAAAAAGGATGTCCCAGCCTCCTGGAAACTAAAAGTTGATGGAGCTCACAATCTAGAAAACTTGTCAGCCGCGTTAGCGGTAGGTAAAATTTTAGGTTTCACAAAAAAACACATGAGGGACTCAATCGAAGCTTTTTCAGGAATTGAACACCGACTAGAAAAAGTTGGCACTGTTAACGATATTAAATTTATAAATGACACCACTAGCACAACTCCAATAGCTGGAAAAATGGCTCTAAATTCAGTCGAGCCTCCAGTTATACTTTTAGCTGGTGGAGCAACAAAAAATCTCAATCTGACAGAATTCGCAAGAACTATTGTTAAAAAAGTAAAAGTAGTTGTTCTTCTCGAGGGGTCTGCGACTGATGAACTTGAAAAGAAAATAATAAAATATGGCGGTAAAAACATTATTGCTGGTAGGTATAATGATTTCAAGAAAGCGATTGAACACGCCTACAGCCTAAGCCTGCCTGGTGATACAATTCTACTTTCTCCAGGTTGCGCCAGCTTTGGAATGTTTATTAACGAATTTGATCGTGGTGAGCAATTTAAAACTTTTGTTAAACAACTTAAATAA
- the miaB gene encoding tRNA (N6-isopentenyl adenosine(37)-C2)-methylthiotransferase MiaB translates to MKTYHVITYGCQMNKSDSERVAAVFEHLSYSLVEKMEQADFIVVNACSVRQTAIDRIWGIVKKCKMLKSKKELTTILTGCLLDEDKKSFQKKFDFVFNIKKLSELEKFLHSKQEYTSENYFDTLPKLKKDYLAYVPIMTGCNNYCSYCAVPYARGREVSRPVKKVVEEVKSLVASGVKEIHLLGQNVNSYNPSNGFSAENPFKQNFAKLLWEVDQIKDLKRIGFTSSHPKDLHDDVIQALALPKMINHLHLALQSGDNQILKKMNRKYTAEDFLLLIKKLRKIKPEITIGTDIIVGFPGETKEQFENTLKLYEKLRLDISYHAMYSPRSGTKAAEFKDDVSYEEKKRRWHKIQTLVKKIALEINQKYLDKVVEVLIDKVTTRYAEGNSLEMKRVRVKNDNVKVGDLIKVKVNKAQEWLLYGELIK, encoded by the coding sequence ATGAAAACATATCATGTTATAACTTATGGTTGTCAAATGAATAAGTCGGATTCTGAAAGAGTGGCGGCTGTTTTTGAACACCTAAGTTATTCACTAGTAGAGAAAATGGAGCAAGCAGATTTTATCGTGGTAAATGCTTGTAGCGTAAGACAAACTGCAATTGATCGAATTTGGGGGATTGTTAAAAAATGTAAGATGTTAAAATCAAAAAAAGAACTTACTACTATTTTAACTGGCTGTTTGCTTGATGAAGATAAGAAAAGTTTTCAAAAAAAGTTTGATTTTGTTTTTAATATAAAAAAATTGAGTGAACTAGAAAAGTTCTTACACTCAAAACAGGAGTATACCAGTGAAAACTATTTTGACACTCTACCAAAATTAAAAAAAGATTATCTAGCATATGTCCCAATTATGACTGGTTGTAATAATTATTGTAGTTATTGCGCTGTGCCATATGCTCGTGGTCGAGAAGTTAGTCGCCCGGTTAAAAAAGTTGTGGAGGAGGTTAAAAGTTTGGTTGCTTCTGGTGTAAAAGAAATTCATTTGCTAGGTCAGAATGTCAATTCATATAATCCCAGCAATGGTTTTTCTGCTGAAAATCCATTTAAACAAAATTTTGCCAAACTTCTCTGGGAGGTGGATCAAATAAAGGATTTAAAACGAATTGGTTTCACTTCTAGTCACCCAAAAGATTTACATGATGATGTGATTCAAGCTTTAGCCTTGCCAAAAATGATTAATCATCTTCATTTAGCTTTACAGTCAGGTGATAATCAAATACTAAAAAAGATGAATCGAAAATATACAGCGGAGGACTTTTTATTACTTATTAAAAAATTAAGAAAAATTAAACCAGAGATTACGATTGGAACGGATATTATTGTGGGATTTCCTGGAGAAACAAAAGAACAGTTCGAAAACACTTTGAAATTATATGAAAAATTAAGATTAGATATTTCCTATCATGCCATGTATTCACCAAGAAGCGGAACTAAAGCAGCAGAATTTAAAGATGATGTCTCCTATGAAGAAAAGAAAAGGCGTTGGCATAAAATTCAAACGTTGGTTAAAAAAATTGCTCTCGAAATAAATCAAAAGTATTTAGATAAAGTTGTAGAGGTTTTGATTGATAAAGTGACGACTCGTTATGCTGAGGGAAATAGTTTGGAAATGAAAAGAGTTCGAGTGAAAAATGACAATGTGAAAGTAGGCGATTTAATAAAGGTAAAAGTAAATAAAGCTCAAGAGTGGTTGTTGTATGGTGAATTAATAAAGTAG
- the ftsW gene encoding putative lipid II flippase FtsW, whose translation MHQKRSKYHSPDMPLIVTLGVLIVLGLIVLSSAGTAVGYQKFNDSYYFAKHQILFGLLPGLALLFIFARINYQIWKKFILPLLAVSILLLVIVFIPGVGVQYGTAKSWINMGGFSFQPAELVKLTFLLYLATWLEKRGTFGVKDLYSGFLPFVFLIGIISVLMLLQPDMGTLSIIIFMCIAVYFASGAKFKHVFFLFLAGASSIYLLIINSAYRAARLTTFLHPELDPQGIGYHINQAFLAIGSGGFWGRGFGHSRQKFQYLPEATGDSIFAIYAEELGFILCIFLLALFIFLMYRGLIIAKHSIDQFGRLVATGIVSWLVFQAFFNIASMSGLLPMTGIPLPFISYGGSALAVTMMAMGILINISKQTKMLK comes from the coding sequence ATGCACCAAAAAAGATCAAAATACCATTCTCCTGACATGCCCCTAATCGTAACATTGGGGGTACTTATTGTCTTAGGCTTGATTGTCTTGTCGTCAGCTGGTACAGCAGTTGGTTATCAAAAGTTCAATGATAGTTACTATTTTGCAAAACATCAAATTCTATTTGGGTTACTTCCAGGATTAGCTTTACTTTTTATTTTTGCTAGAATTAATTACCAAATTTGGAAGAAATTCATTTTGCCCTTATTAGCTGTTTCAATATTACTTTTGGTCATAGTTTTTATACCTGGTGTTGGTGTTCAATATGGAACGGCGAAAAGTTGGATCAACATGGGTGGATTCTCTTTTCAGCCAGCTGAACTTGTTAAATTGACCTTTTTATTGTACTTGGCAACCTGGTTAGAAAAACGAGGAACTTTCGGTGTTAAGGATTTGTATTCCGGATTTTTACCATTTGTCTTTCTAATCGGTATAATTTCAGTATTGATGTTACTACAACCAGACATGGGAACTTTATCAATTATCATTTTCATGTGTATTGCAGTTTACTTTGCCTCAGGCGCAAAATTCAAACATGTGTTTTTTTTATTTCTGGCTGGCGCCAGCTCAATTTACCTTCTAATAATCAACTCTGCTTACCGAGCAGCCAGATTAACCACTTTTCTACATCCAGAACTTGATCCGCAAGGAATTGGCTATCACATTAATCAGGCTTTTTTAGCAATTGGATCTGGTGGTTTTTGGGGACGAGGCTTTGGTCACTCCAGACAAAAATTTCAATATTTACCAGAAGCAACTGGTGATTCAATTTTCGCAATATACGCTGAGGAGCTAGGTTTTATTCTCTGTATCTTCTTGTTGGCATTATTTATTTTCCTAATGTATAGAGGATTAATAATTGCGAAACATTCTATTGATCAATTTGGTCGACTTGTGGCTACTGGTATTGTAAGTTGGTTAGTGTTTCAAGCATTTTTCAATATTGCTTCCATGTCTGGACTTTTACCGATGACCGGCATCCCCTTGCCATTCATAAGCTATGGGGGTTCAGCGCTAGCTGTAACTATGATGGCCATGGGCATATTAATAAATATTTCTAAACAAACAAAAATGCTAAAATAA
- a CDS encoding cysteine desulfurase — protein MKIYYDNSATTKVDPKVFETMAPYLQEEFGNSGSMHSFGQKALAAVDKARDQVARFLGCEAQEIIFTSGATESNNLILQGVVKYFTKQNKEIHIITSQIEHPAVLEVCKELEKRPMVEVDYVKVDKAGIIDLEQLESKIKDNTVLVSIMYANNEVGSIQPLKKVDEILKQVQTNRGSSGLPIYFHTDAVQAVNYLDCKVDNLGVDFLSLSGHKIYGPKGVGALYIRAAAKLEPIICGGHQEYNLRPGTLNVPGVAGLGEAIELVGEESKKVKKIKEQIVKELENIENVRFNGESESQLPNLINISFLKAEGESILMMLDMEGIAISTGSACSSGSLEPSHVLTAMGIKPEWSHGSVRISLGRFNSEDEISHFIKVITSTIKKLRQMAP, from the coding sequence ATGAAAATTTATTACGACAATTCAGCAACCACTAAGGTTGATCCAAAAGTTTTTGAAACCATGGCGCCATATTTACAGGAAGAGTTTGGTAATTCTGGATCAATGCACAGTTTTGGTCAAAAGGCATTAGCTGCAGTTGATAAAGCCAGAGACCAGGTGGCCAGATTTTTGGGTTGTGAAGCCCAGGAAATTATTTTCACATCAGGCGCAACGGAATCAAATAATTTGATTTTACAAGGAGTCGTTAAGTACTTTACAAAACAAAATAAAGAAATTCACATAATAACATCTCAGATTGAACACCCAGCAGTATTGGAAGTTTGTAAGGAATTGGAAAAACGTCCAATGGTCGAAGTTGATTATGTTAAGGTTGATAAAGCTGGAATTATTGATCTTGAACAACTGGAAAGTAAAATAAAAGATAACACAGTTTTGGTTTCAATAATGTATGCCAATAATGAAGTCGGTTCTATTCAGCCATTAAAAAAGGTTGACGAAATCCTAAAACAAGTTCAGACGAACAGGGGGAGTTCAGGGCTACCAATTTATTTTCACACTGATGCAGTCCAAGCAGTTAATTATCTTGATTGCAAGGTTGATAATCTTGGCGTTGATTTTTTGAGTTTATCAGGTCATAAAATATATGGCCCCAAAGGTGTTGGTGCGCTATATATTCGAGCTGCTGCTAAGCTGGAACCAATCATTTGTGGAGGTCATCAGGAATATAATTTGCGACCAGGTACTTTGAATGTGCCAGGCGTTGCGGGATTAGGCGAGGCAATTGAATTAGTAGGAGAAGAAAGTAAAAAAGTGAAAAAAATCAAAGAACAGATAGTCAAGGAATTGGAAAATATTGAAAATGTTCGTTTTAATGGCGAGTCTGAAAGTCAATTGCCAAATTTGATCAATATTAGTTTTCTAAAAGCAGAAGGTGAAAGCATCTTGATGATGTTGGACATGGAGGGTATTGCAATTTCAACTGGTAGCGCTTGTTCTTCTGGGTCTTTGGAACCTTCTCATGTTTTAACCGCGATGGGAATTAAACCTGAGTGGTCTCATGGCAGTGTTCGTATCTCTCTTGGAAGATTTAATTCTGAAGATGAAATCAGTCATTTTATTAAAGTTATAACTTCAACTATAAAAAAATTACGGCAGATGGCGCCGTAA
- the mraY gene encoding phospho-N-acetylmuramoyl-pentapeptide-transferase, translating into MGKQIRDSKSAPIFASLHKAKSGTPTMGGILIWAPVLFLALLFPFLEMFWPGSVVSKLNFLTREQTLLPLGLLMFAAVVGLIDDYLGVRKIGPKGGGLSVIYRLSLYTIIAAIGALWFYFKLDWDVFHVPFVGNFEIGFWYIPLFVFIIVATAFSVNEIDGLDGLAGGTLATTFAALGAICFAQGKFELAAMCGVIMGALVAFLWFNINPARFFMGDTGAMSLGITVGIIAMLTNTALLLPIIGLLFVIESLSVIIQVLSKKIRKKKVFLSAPIHHHFQALGWPEQKVVMRFWLISSITAVAGVIVFLLDKGWY; encoded by the coding sequence ATGGGAAAGCAAATCCGAGACTCTAAGTCAGCTCCAATTTTTGCTTCCCTACACAAAGCAAAGTCAGGTACCCCAACCATGGGTGGGATTTTAATTTGGGCGCCTGTACTATTCTTAGCTCTACTCTTCCCTTTTCTAGAAATGTTCTGGCCCGGAAGCGTTGTCAGTAAATTAAACTTTTTGACCCGAGAACAAACCTTATTGCCACTAGGTCTATTAATGTTTGCTGCCGTTGTCGGTCTGATCGATGATTATCTAGGTGTTCGAAAAATAGGTCCCAAAGGAGGTGGTCTAAGCGTTATTTACCGACTTAGCCTGTACACTATCATTGCGGCCATTGGTGCGCTATGGTTTTATTTCAAGTTAGATTGGGACGTTTTTCATGTACCCTTTGTCGGCAATTTTGAAATTGGTTTTTGGTATATTCCATTATTTGTTTTCATAATCGTGGCTACTGCTTTTTCAGTCAACGAAATTGATGGTCTCGATGGTCTTGCTGGTGGAACTTTAGCCACAACTTTTGCAGCACTAGGTGCCATTTGCTTTGCTCAAGGGAAATTTGAATTAGCTGCTATGTGTGGCGTTATCATGGGAGCCCTGGTGGCTTTTTTATGGTTCAATATCAATCCAGCCCGCTTCTTTATGGGTGACACTGGAGCAATGAGCTTAGGAATAACCGTTGGAATCATTGCTATGTTAACCAATACAGCATTGCTATTACCCATAATCGGATTACTCTTTGTAATTGAATCTTTATCTGTAATAATTCAAGTGTTGTCAAAAAAAATTCGCAAAAAGAAAGTCTTTCTTTCAGCTCCGATTCATCACCATTTTCAAGCTCTTGGCTGGCCAGAGCAAAAAGTTGTTATGCGATTTTGGCTAATTTCTTCAATTACTGCAGTGGCCGGTGTAATAGTTTTTCTATTAGATAAAGGCTGGTATTAA
- the gatB gene encoding Asp-tRNA(Asn)/Glu-tRNA(Gln) amidotransferase subunit GatB: MKLETIIGLELHVQLKTKTKMFCSCSNAEADQPNKNICPICLGHPGVLPTINQEAASMAIRVALALNCKIANFTKFDRKNYFYPDLPKGYQISQYDKPIAEHGWIAINNKAKDALSGRLDKEDELKRIGIIRLHMEEDSAKSTHSDKDSLIDYNRGGTPLIEIVTAPHFSTPGEAKAFAQELRLIMRHLEISDADMEKGHLRCDANISLRPEGDSNLYPKAEIKNINSFRSIERAMAHEIERQTILWRENNPPTTEETRGWDDAKGQTVSQRTKEQEHDYRYFPEPDLPPLTFTEKQIDEFKAEQHELPQDKRRRFMDMYGFTGEESKILTEEKKLSFYVEQIISELKDWLHSLEGIEGTEEEIWNRNKKKIIKLVTGWIINKFLPLLDELKIPLTKNKITAENFAEFITLIYQNKVNSAAAQMILKQMAKTGADPSHVMDDFDLSQISSEKDLASIIQKVIKDNPEQVEQFKAGKETVLKYFVGLVMRETKGKADPKKTEKLLKDKL; this comes from the coding sequence ATGAAACTTGAGACAATAATTGGCTTGGAGCTCCACGTTCAGCTAAAAACCAAAACTAAAATGTTTTGTTCCTGTTCCAATGCCGAAGCTGATCAACCAAATAAGAATATTTGTCCAATCTGCCTTGGTCATCCAGGAGTTCTACCAACTATAAACCAAGAAGCTGCCAGCATGGCCATCCGAGTAGCACTCGCTTTGAATTGTAAAATTGCCAACTTCACTAAATTTGATCGGAAAAATTACTTTTACCCAGACCTTCCAAAAGGTTATCAAATTTCACAATACGATAAACCAATTGCGGAACATGGCTGGATCGCCATTAATAACAAAGCTAAAGATGCTCTATCTGGTCGACTGGACAAAGAAGATGAACTCAAACGCATTGGTATCATTCGGTTACACATGGAGGAAGATTCGGCTAAATCAACTCATTCAGATAAAGACAGTTTAATTGATTATAATCGTGGAGGAACACCACTAATTGAGATTGTAACCGCTCCCCATTTTTCGACTCCAGGAGAAGCTAAAGCTTTTGCACAAGAATTAAGATTAATCATGCGTCACCTGGAAATATCTGATGCTGATATGGAGAAAGGTCACCTGCGTTGCGATGCTAACATTTCCCTTCGTCCTGAAGGAGATAGTAATTTATATCCCAAAGCCGAAATTAAAAATATCAATTCTTTTCGATCCATTGAAAGGGCCATGGCTCACGAGATTGAAAGACAAACCATTCTTTGGAGAGAAAACAATCCTCCGACCACAGAAGAAACTCGAGGCTGGGACGACGCCAAGGGGCAAACTGTTTCACAGAGAACCAAAGAGCAGGAACATGATTATAGATATTTTCCTGAACCAGATTTACCACCATTAACCTTCACTGAAAAACAAATCGACGAATTTAAAGCTGAACAACATGAACTACCACAAGACAAACGTCGTCGTTTTATGGACATGTATGGCTTCACAGGAGAGGAATCAAAAATATTAACTGAGGAGAAAAAGTTATCTTTTTACGTTGAACAAATTATTTCTGAACTCAAAGACTGGCTTCATTCACTAGAAGGCATTGAAGGAACAGAAGAAGAAATCTGGAATAGAAATAAGAAAAAAATTATCAAGCTAGTAACCGGATGGATAATTAATAAGTTTTTACCACTACTAGATGAACTAAAAATTCCGTTAACAAAAAATAAAATAACTGCCGAAAACTTTGCAGAATTTATTACTCTAATCTATCAAAATAAAGTTAACAGTGCTGCTGCACAAATGATTCTAAAGCAAATGGCCAAAACCGGAGCTGACCCCTCTCATGTAATGGACGACTTTGACTTAAGCCAAATTAGTTCAGAGAAAGATTTAGCAAGCATTATTCAAAAAGTCATAAAAGATAACCCCGAGCAAGTTGAACAATTCAAGGCTGGCAAAGAAACTGTTCTAAAATATTTTGTGGGACTAGTCATGCGAGAAACCAAAGGTAAGGCTGACCCAAAGAAAACAGAAAAGCTACTTAAAGATAAACTGTAA
- a CDS encoding dTMP kinase: MMEDQIMGQFIVFEGGEGTGKTTQIQRLENRFKKHGHNVFLTREPGGTECVLAEKIRTLLKDPAHTEMVPEAELFLFLASRAQHVRQVILPHIKRGEIVISDRFHGSTFAYQHFGRGLFNLEEVKKINQFATGGLEPHLTILLDIDPHAGIGRIGDRRDGDRLDSESMGFHQKVRTGFLTLAETRADWAVVNADNNIEAIHDDIWRHIVHKLEL; encoded by the coding sequence ATGATGGAGGATCAAATCATGGGACAATTCATTGTTTTTGAAGGCGGTGAAGGGACTGGGAAAACCACCCAAATTCAACGACTAGAAAACCGATTCAAGAAACACGGTCATAACGTTTTTTTGACTCGTGAACCAGGTGGCACAGAATGTGTTCTGGCTGAAAAAATCAGAACCCTATTAAAAGATCCGGCCCACACGGAAATGGTGCCGGAAGCTGAATTATTTTTATTTTTGGCTTCACGTGCACAACACGTTCGTCAAGTTATTCTCCCTCATATAAAACGAGGGGAAATTGTTATTTCTGACCGTTTTCATGGTTCCACATTTGCCTATCAACATTTCGGACGTGGCCTGTTTAACTTAGAAGAAGTAAAAAAGATTAATCAATTTGCCACTGGTGGCCTTGAGCCACATTTAACAATTTTATTAGACATCGACCCTCATGCTGGAATTGGGAGGATTGGTGATAGAAGAGATGGTGATCGACTGGACAGTGAAAGCATGGGTTTTCACCAAAAAGTTCGTACTGGTTTTTTAACTCTAGCGGAAACTCGCGCAGACTGGGCAGTAGTTAATGCAGACAATAACATTGAAGCTATTCATGATGATATTTGGCGACATATAGTTCACAAACTAGAATTATAA
- the miaA gene encoding tRNA (adenosine(37)-N6)-dimethylallyltransferase MiaA: MNKKKQKVIIVLGPTASGKSGIALKLAKQFNGFLISADSRQVYKQMDIGTNKDPGVWKEGKYYLVGEDSGFKSQEPGKIKEQGLKKKNLEHSDQIQEYMVDIIEPNQEFSLDDWLKQVKQIIKDNPSRMPIIVGGTGLYISALVNDYQLLDGFDEKLRARLEKQIEKKGIKALLSEIREIDPGIENKIDTSNSRRVVRAAEIILKTKKPLEPQVGEGEFEFLQLGIALPREELYAKIDKRVDQMMKEGLVEEVKSLIKKGYDCSSSSMSGIGYRQVCQFLNNEINGVEAVRLVKRDTRRYAKRQLTWFKRDKTIHWIKDYNEANNLVNDFI; this comes from the coding sequence ATGAACAAGAAAAAACAAAAAGTAATCATCGTCCTTGGTCCAACCGCCAGTGGTAAATCAGGTATCGCTCTCAAACTCGCAAAACAGTTTAACGGTTTTTTGATTTCTGCAGATTCGCGCCAGGTTTATAAACAGATGGATATTGGCACCAACAAGGATCCAGGTGTTTGGAAAGAGGGAAAATATTATCTTGTTGGTGAGGATTCAGGATTCAAGAGCCAAGAGCCAGGAAAGATTAAGGAGCAAGGATTAAAGAAAAAAAACTTGGAACATTCGGACCAAATTCAAGAATACATGGTGGATATTATTGAACCGAATCAGGAGTTTAGTCTGGACGACTGGTTAAAACAAGTTAAACAAATTATAAAAGACAATCCTAGTCGGATGCCAATTATTGTCGGTGGAACCGGACTATATATTTCTGCATTGGTAAATGATTATCAATTATTAGACGGTTTTGATGAGAAACTTCGAGCCAGGTTAGAAAAGCAGATTGAGAAAAAGGGGATTAAGGCTTTGCTAAGTGAGATAAGGGAAATCGATCCAGGAATTGAAAATAAAATTGACACCTCCAATTCACGTAGAGTTGTGCGCGCGGCAGAAATTATTTTAAAAACCAAAAAGCCATTGGAACCTCAAGTGGGGGAAGGTGAATTTGAATTTTTACAACTTGGGATAGCTTTACCAAGAGAAGAACTGTATGCAAAAATTGACAAACGAGTAGATCAAATGATGAAGGAAGGTTTAGTTGAAGAAGTAAAGTCTTTGATCAAAAAAGGTTATGACTGTAGTTCTTCTTCTATGAGCGGTATTGGTTATCGGCAGGTTTGTCAATTTTTAAATAATGAAATTAACGGCGTAGAGGCCGTTCGTTTAGTTAAACGAGATACGCGCCGTTACGCCAAACGGCAGTTAACCTGGTTCAAAAGAGATAAAACAATCCATTGGATTAAGGATTATAATGAAGCGAATAATCTAGTGAACGACTTTATATAA
- a CDS encoding AAA family ATPase produces the protein MKKLIIGFVGEIASGKGEASDYITKKHQTGYFRFSTIIREVLKRLHLEESRETMQRISLVLRENFGQDLFAKVIAKDAENDPHQIVCVDGIRRTPDIKYLRELPNFHLINIQTEEKIRFERIIRRAENPDDKNKTFQEFQKDQQGETELTIREVAKQANFIVNNNGTFEELYSQLDDLITKLNTG, from the coding sequence ATGAAAAAATTAATTATTGGATTTGTCGGTGAAATTGCTAGTGGCAAGGGCGAAGCTAGCGACTACATAACCAAAAAACACCAAACCGGTTATTTTCGTTTCTCTACAATTATCAGGGAAGTTCTCAAACGACTTCATCTAGAAGAATCACGAGAAACAATGCAAAGAATCTCTCTTGTTCTTCGAGAAAATTTTGGCCAGGACCTATTTGCAAAAGTAATAGCAAAAGATGCAGAAAATGATCCACATCAAATTGTTTGCGTAGACGGAATTCGAAGAACTCCCGACATAAAATATCTCCGAGAGCTCCCCAATTTTCATTTAATTAATATCCAAACTGAAGAAAAAATTCGATTTGAAAGAATCATCAGGCGTGCAGAAAACCCTGACGATAAAAACAAAACTTTTCAGGAATTTCAAAAAGATCAGCAAGGAGAAACTGAACTAACCATTCGCGAAGTTGCCAAGCAAGCTAATTTCATTGTAAATAACAATGGAACATTCGAAGAATTGTACTCTCAGCTTGACGACTTGATTACCAAATTAAATACAGGCTAA
- the dcd gene encoding dCTP deaminase, translated as MSTLTKKEILQRIQEGKITFAPELDEFQLSPNSIDLRVGWSFYIPHSWKMNSKGRVAVIADYLDYQNMEEYFKLIKLSPGQCFEILPKEFILISTLEKITLNCGDIAGTLMPRSSALRRGLQIETGMIDCRYSGQLTIPVVNNSHHIIKLYPGERICQVQLYKLESDLSKEDAKKHGKQDAKYAGSTPYSLESKADNTEEIEQIKQGNLIELKQKNNLKTLAETSQQLPKTNQGNTNAQQL; from the coding sequence ATGTCTACTCTAACTAAAAAAGAAATCCTACAAAGAATCCAAGAAGGAAAAATTACTTTCGCTCCAGAACTAGATGAATTTCAACTATCACCGAACTCAATTGATCTTCGTGTTGGCTGGAGTTTTTATATTCCTCACAGTTGGAAAATGAATTCAAAAGGTCGAGTAGCTGTTATTGCTGATTACCTGGACTACCAGAACATGGAAGAATATTTTAAGTTAATTAAACTTAGCCCAGGTCAATGCTTTGAAATTCTTCCGAAGGAATTCATCTTGATTTCTACCTTAGAAAAAATAACCTTAAACTGTGGGGACATTGCTGGAACACTAATGCCCAGAAGTTCCGCGCTAAGAAGGGGCCTACAAATTGAAACTGGAATGATTGATTGTCGTTATAGTGGCCAATTAACTATTCCCGTGGTTAACAACTCTCATCATATTATAAAATTGTATCCAGGAGAAAGAATTTGCCAGGTACAACTATACAAACTAGAGAGTGATTTATCAAAAGAGGATGCAAAGAAACACGGCAAACAAGATGCTAAATATGCCGGTTCAACGCCCTACTCTCTAGAATCCAAGGCTGACAACACTGAAGAAATTGAACAAATTAAACAAGGTAACCTAATAGAGCTCAAGCAAAAAAATAATTTGAAGACGTTGGCAGAAACGTCGCAACAGCTACCCAAAACTAATCAAGGAAATACTAATGCTCAGCAACTATAA
- a CDS encoding NifU family protein, which yields MKDKIEKALEKIRPMLQADGGDVEFVDFVDGIVKVKLTGACHGCPMSQVTLKDGIGRLLKEEFPEVKDVEAV from the coding sequence ATGAAAGATAAAATTGAAAAAGCTCTAGAAAAAATAAGACCAATGTTACAAGCTGACGGCGGAGACGTTGAGTTTGTTGATTTTGTGGATGGTATTGTTAAAGTTAAATTAACTGGCGCTTGCCATGGTTGTCCAATGTCGCAAGTCACACTCAAAGATGGTATCGGAAGATTATTAAAAGAGGAATTTCCAGAGGTGAAAGATGTTGAAGCTGTTTAA